Genomic window (Rossellomorea aquimaris):
AGGAACAATCCTTGTCGCTCACCCAGCAAGTTTCGACATAAATTTTCTTCAAAAAAGGATATATAAGTGGCAGCTCCCTTCATTTGATCCTGAATATGTCGATTCCTTTTCGCTTGCCAATGGATTACTGGAACGGGACGATTGCTACCTGGACTCCCTTGTAAAACGGTTTGAAATCGACTACAGGACACGGCATCATGCTCTGAATGACGCGATCATGACCGCCGAAATCTTTGAAGAGCTATTAAAAATCTGTTATCAACAAGAAGTTCACACGATAAAGGGATTGAATGAGTTTATACTGGAGGAGACAAGCTCGGGGTTCTGATCTGAACTCTTCCCTCCTGATAGCTGATAAACGAGAAAAAACGCTTGAGGAAATTTCCTCAAGCGTTTTTCCATGTTGATTATCGGATTTGTCCGGTTCCATGCATCATATACTTAACGGTTGTTAAAGCTGGGAGCCCCATTGGTCCTCTAGCATGAAGTTTCTGTGTAGAGATTCCAATTTCAGCACCAAATCCTAACGCTCCTCCATCAGTGAAACGAGTGGAAGCATTATGATAGAGAGCTGCAGCATCAACAAGCATCATGAATTTCTTCGCTGCTTCTCTGTTTTCCGTGACAATGGCTTCTGAATGCTTTGTACCATATTGTTCGATGTGATCGACTGCTTCATCCAAAGAAGATACAATCTTCACGGCAATATCCAGACTTAAATATTCATTTGCCCAATCTTCTTCACCAGCAAGCATCGCATCTTCAATCGCTTCGACGACTTTTTCATCTCCGTGAATGGAAACATTGTGCTCTTTAAGCTTTTCTACAAATGCACCCTTATTTTCATTAAACCAGTCTTCATGCAGGATGACGGTTTCAGCTGCATTACATACCGCTGGACGGTCTGTTTTTGCATTGATGATAATGTTTAATGCTTTTTCCACTTGAGCTTCTTTGTCGATATAGATATGACAGTTTCCTACACCTGTCTCAAGGACAGGCACAGTTGCATTATTAACGACAGCATTGATTAATGCACCTCCACCACGCGGAATCAACACATCGATATGCTCTTTCATCGTGAATAACTTACTTGTTGCTTCTCGATCGGTTGTATTGATGAATTGTACTGCATCTTTAGGGATATCCGTTTTCTCAAGTGCTTCATGCATTACGTCCACAATTGCTTTGTTCGAGGTAATGGCATTTGAACCACCCTTTAGGACAATGGCATTTCCGGATTTTAGTGCTAATCCGGTTGCATCAACCGTTACATTAGGACGTGCTTCATAAATCATTCCAATGACACCAAGTGGAACCGTTACTTTTTGAACTTGCAGTTGATTTTCAAGGGTCCAATCGGATACTACTTTTCCAGTGGGATCTTCTAGGTCAGCAACTTGACGGAGACCACTTGCGAAATCTTCAACACGCTCTTTAGAAAGTGATAAACGATCCATAAATGCAGCTTCGAAGCCCTTTTCTTTCCCTCTTTTAAGGTCTTTTTCATTTTGCTTTAATATTGATTCGTAATTCGCCTCTAAATGATCGGCAAGGATGTGAAGGGCTTTATTTTTTTGGTCGGTAGTCAGCATACTTAGTGTTTTAGAAGCTTTCTTTGCAAGCATCGCTTGTTTTTTTACATCAGTTTTTTCTATAATTAACGTCATCAAATACCTCCTGATTTTTTGAAAAGAATTCGACCGGATTGTGCAGGGGAAGAAGGAGACACACTCCTTCTTTTATACTCCTACTGGAATGGGTAAATCCACATGACATACTAGTTGGTCAATTTCGACTGCGATTTGATCCGCTTTGATGTCTGTAGGATTTTTCAGTTGCCCTGAACGGAAATTGACCATTCCCAAACCAATTTCTTCATTTCGATTATCAAGTATTCGCACGACTGCACCTTTATTAAATCGGCCTTTAACAGTATAAATATCATCTATTGTTAAGCTTTCTTTTTGTTCCAGAATACGTTCTTTCGCATCTGAATCGATGGTGATTTCACCTTCGGGACCTGAGTTGAACGCAATCCATTGCTTTTTGGAATCAAGGTTTACGGAATCTTCTGCAGTTTCAAAGTACGTCCCTTTTGCTGTATGTTGGACAGCATCGTAAATAACATCTGAGTTTCCTGATTTACCCAGAAACGCGGGGATTCCAGAAGCCATTGTGATCTTAAATGCATCAATTTTGGATCTCATTCCACCAGTTCCTACAGAACTTCCAGGCTCTCCTGCCATGTCTTCGATATCTTCAGTAATTTCCGTTACGCTTTCTAACAGTTCAGCATCTGGATTTTTACGGGGATCAGAATCATATAGTCCGTCAATATCAGATAGAATGATGAGTTGATCTGCATCCACTAATGCGGCAACTTTGGCAGACAGGGTATCATTGTCTCCGAATTTCAGTCGATCAACCGTTACTGTATCATTTTCATTGACAATTGGGATGATCCCTCTTTCAAGCAGGACATTGATTGTATTTCTTGCATTGTTATATCGGTCTTCATCAGAAAAATCACTACGAGTGATCAGAATTTGAGAAGCCACGTATCCGTTGGAAATTAACAGATCAGAATACGCTTCAATCAATAGACCTTGGCCAATAGCTGCTGCTGCCTGCTTCTCCGGAAGAGAGCTTGGACGTGTTAAACATCCTAATTTACGATAACCGGCAGCGACGGCACCTGATGAAACAAGCAATACTTCATGGCCATCATCCTTTAAACGGACGACTTCATCAACAAGACGTTCCAGTTTTCTACGACTCATTTCTCCATGCAGGCTTGTTAATGAACTACTTCCAATCTTGATTACGATACGTTTCTTCTGATTATTTTGGGACATTCAATCACTCCTAGTAAAAAGGTCCGTCCCTCGCCCCTCTTTATGTGTGTAGGGACGGACTTGTATTTCTTGTTTGTTTGTTTGGTATTAGTAATTTGGGGTGTTTACGATTCGATGTTTGGTTAGCTGGTTACTAATTGTTTGGACTGTAAGGATGAGCTTATTTCTTTCGATCGTTTTTCTGCTCCCTTGACAGCTTCTGAGATAGCCTTACCTCCGCCGAACTCTGCTAGTTTATCAAGTCCTGCAGCTGTAGTACCATTTGGGGATGTTACATTCTCTCTTAGTTGAGTTGGTGATTCTTCACGCTCAAGCATCATTTTGGCTGCACCGAAAATGGTTTGAGCTCCGATTTTACGTGCTAATTCAGGATCTAATCCGGCTTCGGCACCTGTCTTTTCAATGTGTTCCATTAAATAGTAAAAGTAGGCTGGGCCACTTCCGGCAATACCAGTGAAAATGTCCATCTGACTTTCTTCAATCACGAACACTTCACCTATGCTTGATAATAACTCTTTTGCATTTTCTATGTCTTCTCTTGAAGTAAAGCGACCTGCACTAATGGCTGTTGCAGATTCTTTCAACATACTTGACGTATTTGGCATTACCCGGATAACAGGCTGACCTGCAGGTAATTGCTCTTCCATATGAGAAGTAGTGATTCCTGCAAGCACCGACATAATCACTGTATCGTTTCTTACTAAGTGATTAATGGAATCTAATGCTTTGTCAATATCCTTTGGTTTCATAGCGAGAATAAGAATATCTATCTCACTAAAGGGTAGATCATCTTTTGTTAAAGCCGTTATATCATACTTCGCTTTCATTTCCTGAAGTCTTCCTTGATTGCTTCGATTAGAAACAATAATTTGTTCTGATGGGATCTTTCCGCTTTGTACAGTACCTGAAATCATTGCTTCCGCCATGTTTCCTGCACCAAGAAAAGCAATCGTTTTATGTTTTAACAATCATATCCACTCCTCTTCCTACATTATTTGTCGGGTTTTTAATCGTACATTCAATGTTTAAGTTTAATATTAAATATGAAAGAATTTTTTGTTGTTAAATTTTCTGGTAAATGTGTCTAAAAACCTTTGTTGTCGTGTGTTTGTTCACAACGTTTATAATCGTAACATGCTGGTATATGATATCAAGGGCAATAAAGGAAGTAGTTAGGAATTAGCCGAAATACGAAGTGGAAGCGTTATCATTACCATTTATGTTAGTCAGATTCCTTCTAAAGGCTTTATATTGGCTCAGAGAGCGTATAATCAGAATTTTTACTTTTGCTTTACTGTTTGAATGAGAGTCGATTTTCCCAACATATACTGTCAGATCAGTTCTTATCGCCGTATTCATTCCTACTTCCCAATCGTCAAAAAAGCCCGTTAAGCATTTTTCAGCTTAACGGGCTTTATAAATTCATTCAGTTGTAGCTTCGTCTGAACT
Coding sequences:
- a CDS encoding glutamate-5-semialdehyde dehydrogenase — protein: MTLIIEKTDVKKQAMLAKKASKTLSMLTTDQKNKALHILADHLEANYESILKQNEKDLKRGKEKGFEAAFMDRLSLSKERVEDFASGLRQVADLEDPTGKVVSDWTLENQLQVQKVTVPLGVIGMIYEARPNVTVDATGLALKSGNAIVLKGGSNAITSNKAIVDVMHEALEKTDIPKDAVQFINTTDREATSKLFTMKEHIDVLIPRGGGALINAVVNNATVPVLETGVGNCHIYIDKEAQVEKALNIIINAKTDRPAVCNAAETVILHEDWFNENKGAFVEKLKEHNVSIHGDEKVVEAIEDAMLAGEEDWANEYLSLDIAVKIVSSLDEAVDHIEQYGTKHSEAIVTENREAAKKFMMLVDAAALYHNASTRFTDGGALGFGAEIGISTQKLHARGPMGLPALTTVKYMMHGTGQIR
- the proB gene encoding glutamate 5-kinase, whose product is MSQNNQKKRIVIKIGSSSLTSLHGEMSRRKLERLVDEVVRLKDDGHEVLLVSSGAVAAGYRKLGCLTRPSSLPEKQAAAAIGQGLLIEAYSDLLISNGYVASQILITRSDFSDEDRYNNARNTINVLLERGIIPIVNENDTVTVDRLKFGDNDTLSAKVAALVDADQLIILSDIDGLYDSDPRKNPDAELLESVTEITEDIEDMAGEPGSSVGTGGMRSKIDAFKITMASGIPAFLGKSGNSDVIYDAVQHTAKGTYFETAEDSVNLDSKKQWIAFNSGPEGEITIDSDAKERILEQKESLTIDDIYTVKGRFNKGAVVRILDNRNEEIGLGMVNFRSGQLKNPTDIKADQIAVEIDQLVCHVDLPIPVGV
- the proC gene encoding pyrroline-5-carboxylate reductase, with protein sequence MLKHKTIAFLGAGNMAEAMISGTVQSGKIPSEQIIVSNRSNQGRLQEMKAKYDITALTKDDLPFSEIDILILAMKPKDIDKALDSINHLVRNDTVIMSVLAGITTSHMEEQLPAGQPVIRVMPNTSSMLKESATAISAGRFTSREDIENAKELLSSIGEVFVIEESQMDIFTGIAGSGPAYFYYLMEHIEKTGAEAGLDPELARKIGAQTIFGAAKMMLEREESPTQLRENVTSPNGTTAAGLDKLAEFGGGKAISEAVKGAEKRSKEISSSLQSKQLVTS